The genomic window GCCACTCGCTCACTGCCACACCGACTCCATCACTTCGGGATCGGCGAGGTCAGCAAACCGGTTGGCGAAGGCCCGCAGGTCGCCAACAGACACCGGCGAACCCTCGCTGGCCGCGTCCGCAGCGAGACGTCGGCGGATGTACTCCACCCGGGATAGGCCCAATCGAGCGGCGCGCGCGTCGACGCGCGCCAACACCGCTTCGGGCACGTCTCTGATCAACACGTCAGCCATCATGACGGTCGTCGTTCAGCGCACGCTCGACGGTCGTGCGGCTCGGGAACGCTTGTGAAGTGCCTCGACGTCATACCCGCCCCGGCCTCGTCCGCTCGGGAACGCGCGCTGAAGGATAGACTCCGCTTCATGCCTCGGGAGGTCGTCCACACCGACCAAGCGCCGTCCTCTCCAATGTGGAGCCAGGGCGTCAAGGCCGGTGACCACGTCTTCGTATCAGGCATGGTTGGCATCGACGCGACGACCGGGAAGCTCGCCGGCGAGACGATCCAAGAGCAAACGCTGAAAGCGCTTGCGAACTGCCTCGCCGTCGTCGAGGCTGCTGGCGGGACTGCTGACGATGTCGTCGACGTCACCGTGCTGCTGGCAGATCCGGATGACTTCCAGGGGATGAACGAGGTGTACGCGTCCGTGTTCACGACGGACCCGCCGGCGCGCAACACGCCGCGGTTAGGCCCGGCGCTGCCTGGCGTCCGCGTATCGATTCGGATGACCGCAATCCTCAAGTAAGGGAAACCCGGTGAGGTAAACCCGGCGTCAGGCGCCTGGAGACAGTGCGCATTCTGCCAATCGCCTCGACCGCGGCAAGGGGCTCAGGGCTCCCCCAGTTGCAGCCGTAGCGCCGCGTGGTCGGTCAGCCCGGCCACGCGTAGGTTCATGAGGATACGGATGCCGATGTGACCCATCTCATGCCCGGACTGCAGGGCCACGACGTGGGATAATGGAGTCTGCAGGTCCCGCGGAGGGCGGGCGTCACCACCCGGTGACTGTCTCCCTTCGCGCTCCCCACACCGTGCCGGGTGGTGGACGCCTCTCGTGGGGCGGGAGTCCGCTCCCGCTTGTTAGTGAGGCTCGATCACACATGCAGTTCGTTCCCGATCAGGTTGTCGTCCACCCCCACCACGGTCCCGCCCGAGTCGTCGGCTTCACCGAGAGGGAACTGCGCGGCCGCTCCTTGAGCTACCTACGGCTGGAGGTCGAGGGCAGCAACCTGTCCATCGCCGTGCCGCTCGGCAGCATCGAAGAGGTGGGAGTCCGGGAGCCGATGTCCCGCGAAGAGCTGGATGACCTGTTCGGCGTGCTCACCGCCCCCGACGCAGTCCAGGAGAAGCAGTGGGCTCGACGGATCAAGGACGAGGTCCAGCGCTTGCGCACCGGAGACGTCCTGACCATCGCCGGGGTCGTGCGCGACCTGATCCGGCGCCGTGAGGAGCGTGGTCTGTCGCTGGGTGAGCGCGACCTGCTGCGCGACGCCAGGCGGCCGTTGGTCTCCGAGCTGGTCGGGTGCCTGCGGATGAGCGAGGAGCAGTGTGAGGCCGTCGTCGATGAGGCCGTGCTCGAGGGTGTCGTCCCTGCAGTGCCCCTGCAACTGGCTGCGGCGAGTTGATCCGCTAGCGTCGGCTGGCGCGCGGCGCCACCGCACGCGTCCCGGGGCTAGGCGGTGGTGGCGCAGCCCCTCTGAGACACTCAGATCGTGAGCACCACCACCTCCGACCTCGTGACCCCCTCCGGCCTGGCCTATCGCGTCCAGGGCGCGCCAGACGGCGTGCCGGTCCTCGCCCTGCACGGCACGCCGGGGTCGCGCTTCAGCGGGACACCTGCGCGCGACGCCCTGCACGCACTGGGCCTGCGCGTGGTCACCTATGACCGCCCGGGCTACGGGCAGAGCCCCGCCGGGGAGTCCCGGTCCGCCCGAGAGCTGGCCGGGGACGTGCTCGAAGTCCTTGACCAGGTGGGCGTCGTCGGCCCGGTCGGCCTTTTCGCCGGCGGCGGAGGGACCCCGGCCGCGCTGGCGACCGCCGCGCTGCACCCCGACCGGGTCAGTGCCCTGACCCTGGTCTGGCCCCTGGCGCCAAATGCTTCCGATGCCGATAGTCCCGGCATGCCGCAGCACGAGTGGGTGCGCGACATGGAGGAGCAGCAGCGGATGCTGCACGCCCTCGCCCTGCAGGACCCAGTCTTCCTGCGGGACCAGCTGGAGCTGGGCCTGGGCGCCCTCGGCGGCGCCGAAGGCATCGTCCTGGACCTCATCGAGGCGCAGGAGCCGTGGGGCGTCGACCCGGCGGAGGTGCGCTGCCCCGTCGATGTCTGGTGGGGCACGGACTCCTCCGTCAGCCCGGCCGGCCACGCCAGCTGGCTTGCTGGTCAGCTCACCGGTGCGCAGGTGGAGCGACACGAGCAGGACGAACCGCGGTGGCACGTGGGCAAGCTGGTCGAGGTCTTCGCGGTCCTGGGCCAGCGCCTGGGTGTCGAGCCGCTCACACCTCAGCAGCTCGCCGCAGCCTCGGCCGCGGTGGACACCGACGGGTGCGGCAGCGGGGGGATCGGCGGGTGCGCCTGCGGCGCAGGCGGCTGCGGCGCCTGACGGCGGAGCTGACGGCTCGTCTGCGGCGGTGACCATCCACCTGGATGGCGTTTGGATGGCCTATGGAGTAGTCTCCTGAATGCACCCATGACAGGAGCTCACCAATGGCCGCACCACGCGAGGTCGACAAGGCCGAGAAGATCACCATCAATCTCGGACTGGTCGACCTCGGGCAGATCGACCTGCTGGTCGCCGAGGGATTCTTCAGCAACCGCACCGACTTCATCCGCACTGCGATCCGCACCGAGCTGGCCGGCCGGACGCAGGCGGTGAACCAGACCGTCACCCGCAAGTCGCTGGTGCTCGGCACCTGCCACCTCGGCAGGGCAGAGCTCGAGGCGGCGCAGGAGGCGGGCGAGCAGCTCGAGCTCCGAGTCCTGGGCCTGGCGACGATCGCCCCTGACGTCACGCCCGAGCTCGCCCTGGCCACCATCAGTCACGTCGAGGTGCTCGGCGCCTTCCGCGCCAGTCCCGCCGTCAAGACCGCGCTCCGACCCCGCACCGCCTAACGACCGAACGGACACCGACACCATGCCCCGAAACCCTGGCTACTCCCTGCCCGGTTCAGACTCCGCGATGGCCGAGGCCACCCGACTCGTGCGGGCCGGCCGGCTCACGGACGCCACCGCGCTGATCCAGCGCAACCTGGGCAGCCCTAGCCCGGTGGCGTCCCCCGCCTCCACGCCGAGTCTGTCGCGGCGGCTCCGCAGCGGTCGCCCGACGCTCCAGCGCGCCCCTGGGGGAGCTCGACTCCCCCGCACAGCAGCATCGGCTGCGCCCGCGGGATCCGTCCGCACCGGCGTGCACCGCGGCCCCGCGGGGAAACGCCCCTATCGCCTCTATGTGCCCCGCACCACCGCCTCCACCCGACCGCTGATCGTGATGCTCCACGGCGGCACCCAGGACGGCGCCACGTTTGCCCGCTCGACCGGCATGGACACGATCGCGGACGAGCACGGCTTCCTCGTCGCCTATCCGGAGCAGACCACCGCCGCCAACCCGATGCGCTACTGGAACTGGTTCTCCGACCAGCAACGCACCAGTGGTGAGCCGGCGATCATCGCCAGTCTCATCGCCGAGCTGGTGCAGTCAGAGGGCGTCGATCCCGCGCGGATCTATGTGGCCGGCTTCTCGGCCGGCGCCGCGATGGCGGCGGTGCTGGCCAGCACGCACCCCGACCTGGTGGCAGCGGTGGGGATCCACTCCGGTCTGGCCGCGGGTGCGGCGCACGACGTGGCCTCTGCCTTCACCGCGATGCGCTCCCCCGGTCCGGCTCGTCGTCTGGCGCAGCCCGTTCCGGCGATCACCTTCCATGGCGATGCCGACCCCACGGTCGCCATCGCCAACTCGACCAGGCTGGCCGACCAGTTCGGGCTCGACGCCACCCCCGAGACCGAGCGCGGCGCGGTGACCGGCGGACGGAGCTTCACGGTGCACCGCCAGAGCACGGGTGAGGACAACCAGGTGTTGCTCGAGCAGTGGGTGGTCCACGGCATGGCCCACGCCTGGTCGGGCGGCCCGGCCGGCGGCTCCTACACCGACCCGACGGGCCCGGACGCCTCGGCAGCGATGGTGCGCTTCTTCCAGACCCACCAGCACTGACTCCGCGCATCGGACCGGGCGGCGCAGCGTCAGACCCGCGCCCTAGTCTGGTGGCGTGGTCGAGACGAACAGGTGGCTGCGCCAGGTCGCCGCAGACCCCCAGCACTCCAGCAGGTATGTCGACCGGTTCCGTCAGCTGGCCGCCGACGGTGCCGACCTGGTCGGCGAGGCACGGCTGGTCGACGCCATGGCCGGACGCACGGCGCGGATCCTCGACGCCGGGTGTGGGCCGGGGCGGACCGGCGGGCACCTGCACCGGCTGGGGCACACCGTCGTGGGCGTCGACCTCGACCCGGTGCTCATCGCCGCCGCGGAGCAGGACCACCCCGGCCCGACCTGGCTGGTCGCCGACCTGGCGGACGTGGACCTGCCGGCCCTCGGCATACCCGAGCCGTTTGACGTGATCGTCAGTGCGGGCAACGTGATGGCGTTCCTGGCGCCGCGCACCCGACGCGATGCGCTCAAGCGGCTCCGGGCCCACCTGGCCCAGGGCGGCCGGCTCGTGACCGGCTTCGGCGCCGGGCGCGGCTATCCGTTCGCCGAGTTCCTCGACGACGCCGCCGCCGCCGGCCTGCACGCTGACCTGCTGCTCTCCACCTGGGACCTGCGCCCTTTCACGGACGACTCGGACTTCCTCGTGGCGGTGCTGCGCAGCGCGTGA from Ornithinimicrobium cryptoxanthini includes these protein-coding regions:
- a CDS encoding RidA family protein, whose translation is MPREVVHTDQAPSSPMWSQGVKAGDHVFVSGMVGIDATTGKLAGETIQEQTLKALANCLAVVEAAGGTADDVVDVTVLLADPDDFQGMNEVYASVFTTDPPARNTPRLGPALPGVRVSIRMTAILK
- a CDS encoding antitoxin, with product MMADVLIRDVPEAVLARVDARAARLGLSRVEYIRRRLAADAASEGSPVSVGDLRAFANRFADLADPEVMESVWQ
- a CDS encoding class I SAM-dependent methyltransferase, yielding MVETNRWLRQVAADPQHSSRYVDRFRQLAADGADLVGEARLVDAMAGRTARILDAGCGPGRTGGHLHRLGHTVVGVDLDPVLIAAAEQDHPGPTWLVADLADVDLPALGIPEPFDVIVSAGNVMAFLAPRTRRDALKRLRAHLAQGGRLVTGFGAGRGYPFAEFLDDAAAAGLHADLLLSTWDLRPFTDDSDFLVAVLRSA
- a CDS encoding alpha/beta fold hydrolase, which encodes MSTTTSDLVTPSGLAYRVQGAPDGVPVLALHGTPGSRFSGTPARDALHALGLRVVTYDRPGYGQSPAGESRSARELAGDVLEVLDQVGVVGPVGLFAGGGGTPAALATAALHPDRVSALTLVWPLAPNASDADSPGMPQHEWVRDMEEQQRMLHALALQDPVFLRDQLELGLGALGGAEGIVLDLIEAQEPWGVDPAEVRCPVDVWWGTDSSVSPAGHASWLAGQLTGAQVERHEQDEPRWHVGKLVEVFAVLGQRLGVEPLTPQQLAAASAAVDTDGCGSGGIGGCACGAGGCGA
- a CDS encoding CarD family transcriptional regulator; this encodes MQFVPDQVVVHPHHGPARVVGFTERELRGRSLSYLRLEVEGSNLSIAVPLGSIEEVGVREPMSREELDDLFGVLTAPDAVQEKQWARRIKDEVQRLRTGDVLTIAGVVRDLIRRREERGLSLGERDLLRDARRPLVSELVGCLRMSEEQCEAVVDEAVLEGVVPAVPLQLAAAS
- a CDS encoding extracellular catalytic domain type 1 short-chain-length polyhydroxyalkanoate depolymerase, which translates into the protein MPRNPGYSLPGSDSAMAEATRLVRAGRLTDATALIQRNLGSPSPVASPASTPSLSRRLRSGRPTLQRAPGGARLPRTAASAAPAGSVRTGVHRGPAGKRPYRLYVPRTTASTRPLIVMLHGGTQDGATFARSTGMDTIADEHGFLVAYPEQTTAANPMRYWNWFSDQQRTSGEPAIIASLIAELVQSEGVDPARIYVAGFSAGAAMAAVLASTHPDLVAAVGIHSGLAAGAAHDVASAFTAMRSPGPARRLAQPVPAITFHGDADPTVAIANSTRLADQFGLDATPETERGAVTGGRSFTVHRQSTGEDNQVLLEQWVVHGMAHAWSGGPAGGSYTDPTGPDASAAMVRFFQTHQH